Proteins found in one Nitrospinota bacterium genomic segment:
- the rsmG gene encoding 16S rRNA (guanine(527)-N(7))-methyltransferase RsmG — translation MQRASLSEVLQDPRLSINRELPDDTDVKIQQFLDLLVKWNDKINLTADKDPDIMLKKHVFDSLQYLRVLDPDSRVMDIGSGAGFPGLPLKITCPGITLILVESQRKRCSFLETVVRELGLDRVEVINARAEDLSGEHEDRYDKVVFRAVTSLESCLALGERFLKPGGTLIVKKPPDEAPCQQSTNLVIKKDIPITSYKGLVSSLLVYELAANR, via the coding sequence ATGCAGCGGGCCAGCCTTTCAGAAGTTCTGCAGGATCCCCGATTATCTATCAATCGAGAACTTCCGGATGATACGGATGTGAAGATTCAGCAGTTTTTAGACCTATTGGTAAAATGGAATGACAAAATTAATCTTACAGCAGACAAAGACCCGGACATTATGCTTAAGAAGCATGTGTTTGACTCACTGCAATATTTACGTGTGCTGGACCCCGATTCAAGAGTGATGGACATTGGTAGCGGTGCCGGTTTTCCAGGCCTGCCATTAAAAATTACTTGTCCCGGAATCACATTGATCCTGGTAGAGAGCCAACGCAAGCGTTGCAGTTTTCTGGAAACTGTGGTCCGTGAGCTGGGACTGGATCGGGTCGAGGTGATCAACGCTCGCGCGGAAGATCTGTCTGGGGAACATGAGGACCGATATGACAAAGTGGTTTTCCGAGCTGTAACAAGTTTAGAATCATGTCTGGCTCTTGGAGAGAGGTTTTTGAAACCAGGCGGAACGCTCATAGTAAAAAAACCCCCGGACGAAGCCCCTTGCCAACAAAGTACAAACCTGGTCATAAAAAAAGATATCCCAATTACCAGTTATAAAGGTCTGGTCTCAAGCTTGCTGGTTTATGAGTTGGCGGCGAACCGCTAG
- a CDS encoding electron transfer flavoprotein subunit alpha/FixB family protein: MSDNRILGVVVEHDQGNIKPVSLEVLAAARKLADQISGKVIALCCSHSKDLNPESFIKHGADEVRFLIHPDLQNYIHENYSSVLLQQHEKSPFDFLFMPASNNGKELSAVLSAQLGVGVATDCISLSVNGEGDVEAVRPVSSGKAHSTISFSGNRPYIVSLRPNVFRSPQTERQGDIVEEEIQLPEFSKRARELVKQVGSKMDITEARIVVSGGLGMQGPENFGLLEELADVLNGAVGASRPVVDNGWREYSNQVGQTGRTVSPDLYIACGISGAVQHLAGMSSSRCIVAINSDPNAAIFSVADYGIVGDALKVVPALTREFKKILAS, translated from the coding sequence GTGAGTGATAACAGGATATTGGGAGTGGTTGTTGAACATGACCAGGGTAACATTAAGCCGGTATCTTTAGAGGTTCTTGCCGCAGCCAGAAAACTTGCGGATCAGATCTCAGGAAAAGTTATTGCCTTATGTTGTAGTCATTCTAAGGATTTAAATCCTGAGTCGTTTATTAAGCATGGTGCTGATGAAGTACGATTTCTTATTCATCCAGATCTGCAAAACTATATTCATGAAAATTATTCTTCGGTTCTATTGCAGCAACATGAAAAATCTCCGTTTGATTTTTTGTTCATGCCTGCCAGCAATAATGGCAAAGAATTATCAGCAGTTCTTTCTGCTCAACTGGGAGTAGGGGTGGCGACCGATTGCATATCCCTTTCTGTCAATGGGGAAGGGGATGTAGAAGCGGTGCGGCCTGTTTCTTCTGGCAAGGCACATTCTACGATCAGCTTTAGCGGGAATAGACCTTATATTGTTTCTTTAAGGCCAAATGTTTTTCGTAGTCCTCAAACTGAGCGGCAAGGTGATATTGTTGAGGAGGAAATCCAATTACCGGAATTTTCTAAAAGGGCCCGTGAACTGGTCAAACAGGTCGGCTCGAAAATGGACATCACGGAAGCCCGCATCGTGGTGTCAGGTGGACTGGGTATGCAGGGACCAGAAAATTTTGGTTTATTGGAAGAACTTGCCGATGTCTTGAATGGCGCGGTGGGTGCAAGCAGGCCGGTGGTTGATAATGGATGGCGTGAATATTCCAATCAGGTCGGCCAGACTGGCAGAACCGTTTCCCCCGACCTTTATATTGCCTGTGGCATCTCCGGTGCTGTGCAGCATCTGGCAGGAATGTCTTCTTCAAGATGTATTGTGGCCATCAACTCCGATCCCAATGCCGCTATTTTTTCCGTCGCTGACTATGGAATTGTCGGTGATGCGCTAAAAGTGGTACCTGCTCTCACCCGGGAATTTAAAAAGATTCTCGCTTCCTGA
- a CDS encoding polymer-forming cytoskeletal protein yields the protein MKKDDTQIKAYMGEDTVFNGALSFDGTVRIDGKFEGQVETEDTLIVGETGHLVAEISAGTIICMGRVEGTLIASKKVEIHSNSRVVGNVKSPALYIELGGVLDGSCDMTGKDTKIIPLVKNEETEKKAAAQTKKG from the coding sequence ATGAAAAAAGATGACACTCAAATTAAAGCCTATATGGGCGAAGATACGGTTTTCAATGGGGCTTTGTCTTTTGATGGCACTGTGCGAATTGATGGAAAGTTCGAAGGTCAGGTTGAAACTGAAGACACCCTGATTGTCGGAGAAACAGGGCATCTGGTCGCCGAAATTTCTGCTGGAACAATTATTTGTATGGGACGTGTCGAGGGAACCCTGATCGCTTCGAAAAAGGTTGAGATCCATTCAAATAGCCGGGTTGTTGGGAATGTAAAATCACCTGCTCTTTATATTGAGTTGGGTGGTGTGCTGGATGGAAGCTGCGATATGACAGGAAAAGATACGAAAATTATTCCATTAGTAAAAAATGAAGAAACAGAAAAGAAAGCTGCTGCTCAGACTAAAAAAGGGTGA
- a CDS encoding DUF134 domain-containing protein → MKEEPINLEGMGLTDRQLMAVSLVFYGGLSKKLAARIMKISSQAISDHIKAALKKISQALT, encoded by the coding sequence TTGAAAGAAGAGCCGATCAATCTTGAAGGCATGGGATTAACGGACCGGCAACTGATGGCCGTGTCGCTGGTTTTTTATGGAGGGCTTAGTAAAAAACTTGCGGCGCGAATAATGAAAATAAGCAGCCAGGCAATTTCGGATCATATCAAGGCGGCTCTGAAAAAAATCAGTCAGGCTTTAACATAA
- a CDS encoding ParA family protein — protein sequence MGKIISVANQKGGVGKTTTAINLAASIALSGKKVLLIDIDPQGNASSGLGIDENTQGIYELLMGEVPQAQVIRSTEIETLKIIPSKVDLTGAEIELVAREAREKVLKSALNGVREEFEFVVIDCPPSLGLLTLNALAVSSSVLIPMQCEYYALQGLSHLLKTLKLVKKSINPDLKVEGILLTMYDTRTLLAAQVKDQVQKYFSDFLLKTVIPRNVRLSEAPSHGKPIMLYAGRSRGADAYVELAKEIISRSKTDEQVSLSGTAI from the coding sequence ATGGGCAAAATCATAAGCGTTGCAAATCAAAAAGGCGGGGTGGGTAAAACCACTACTGCTATCAATCTGGCAGCATCAATAGCCCTTTCGGGCAAAAAAGTGTTGCTGATTGATATTGACCCTCAGGGCAACGCCTCCAGTGGTTTGGGTATTGACGAAAACACCCAGGGAATTTATGAGCTCTTGATGGGTGAGGTGCCGCAAGCGCAAGTCATACGCTCCACCGAAATTGAAACTCTTAAAATTATTCCTTCCAAGGTAGATCTTACGGGTGCCGAAATTGAATTGGTCGCAAGGGAAGCGCGGGAAAAAGTTTTAAAGTCGGCCCTCAATGGTGTACGTGAAGAATTTGAGTTTGTGGTGATTGACTGCCCGCCTTCTTTGGGACTTTTAACTTTGAACGCTCTTGCTGTTTCCAGCTCTGTATTGATACCCATGCAATGTGAATACTATGCACTCCAGGGATTGAGTCATTTGCTGAAGACATTAAAGCTGGTAAAAAAATCAATCAACCCGGATTTAAAAGTGGAAGGTATCTTATTAACAATGTATGACACCAGGACTCTTTTGGCCGCGCAGGTGAAAGATCAGGTGCAAAAATATTTCAGCGATTTTTTATTGAAAACGGTCATACCCAGGAATGTGCGCTTGAGCGAGGCTCCCAGTCATGGCAAGCCCATCATGCTCTATGCAGGTCGTTCCCGGGGTGCGGATGCTTATGTGGAATTGGCTAAAGAAATTATTTCACGTTCCAAAACCGATGAACAGGTTTCGCTTTCTGGCACTGCGATATGA
- the dnaA gene encoding chromosomal replication initiator protein DnaA, giving the protein MEVKEALWKKCLEKIEEQILPENYTTWFSPTYPRAFDEGLMTIAVPNQFYRKCLIENYRDLIETTLKSVAEKSILVDFCIESEILAQTEHINEAPEVPVTEPIESSISSVSSSLNPKYDFSNFVVGSSNQFAHAAALAVASHPAMAYNPLFLYGAVGLGKTHLLHAIGNKIRENNPDSRVRYISAESFTVDLIESIKRDKMPSFRKRYRPLDVLLVDDIQFIAGKERTQEEFFYTFNALYESHKQLVISSDRYPKDIHNMEERLRSRFESGLVADINPPDLETKVAILYKKADFHKKTIPQDVAIFIAGNIKSNIRELEGFLLRVIAYSSFTHRKLDLELTEEVLKDFTLDKNKHFTISNIIKFVAAYYGLKVSDIKSKRRTRDISIPRQIAMFLCREHTKSSLPEIGRQFGGKDHTTVIFSHKKISKLIKENKELETSIQEIINLIEKG; this is encoded by the coding sequence ATGGAAGTTAAAGAAGCCCTTTGGAAAAAGTGTCTAGAAAAGATTGAGGAGCAAATACTCCCGGAAAACTACACCACCTGGTTTTCCCCAACATATCCGAGAGCCTTTGATGAAGGCTTAATGACAATTGCGGTTCCAAACCAGTTTTATAGAAAGTGTCTGATAGAAAATTACAGGGACCTGATTGAAACCACTTTAAAATCTGTAGCGGAAAAATCTATCTTAGTAGATTTTTGTATAGAGTCTGAAATATTAGCCCAAACGGAACATATCAATGAGGCGCCTGAAGTGCCTGTAACAGAACCCATTGAAAGTTCAATATCTTCGGTTTCGTCCTCTCTCAATCCTAAATATGATTTTTCTAATTTTGTCGTCGGTTCCAGCAACCAGTTTGCTCATGCTGCTGCTTTAGCGGTCGCTTCACATCCGGCCATGGCCTACAACCCCTTATTTTTATATGGGGCCGTTGGGTTGGGTAAGACTCATCTATTGCACGCGATAGGCAATAAAATTCGTGAAAATAATCCTGATTCTCGGGTTCGTTATATCTCTGCAGAGAGTTTTACCGTAGATCTTATAGAATCTATTAAAAGAGATAAGATGCCGTCTTTCCGAAAAAGATATCGGCCTTTAGATGTTTTACTTGTTGATGATATCCAGTTTATTGCTGGAAAAGAAAGAACACAGGAAGAGTTTTTTTATACCTTCAATGCACTATACGAATCCCACAAGCAACTTGTTATTTCAAGCGACAGATACCCTAAAGACATTCACAACATGGAAGAGCGGTTGAGATCCAGGTTCGAATCCGGGCTTGTAGCTGATATTAACCCCCCGGACTTGGAAACGAAAGTTGCTATTCTGTACAAAAAAGCTGATTTCCATAAGAAAACGATCCCACAGGACGTTGCGATCTTTATAGCAGGAAACATAAAGTCCAATATCAGGGAATTAGAAGGGTTTTTGCTGAGAGTGATAGCATATTCATCCTTTACACATCGTAAACTTGATTTAGAGCTCACAGAGGAAGTTTTAAAGGATTTTACTCTGGATAAAAATAAGCATTTTACAATCTCAAATATCATCAAATTTGTTGCCGCATATTACGGACTCAAGGTCTCAGATATAAAATCAAAAAGGCGCACCCGGGACATTTCCATACCCCGTCAGATAGCCATGTTTTTGTGTCGGGAACACACCAAATCTTCTCTTCCTGAAATTGGTCGCCAGTTTGGCGGCAAAGATCACACAACGGTAATTTTCTCTCACAAAAAGATATCCAAATTAATCAAAGAAAACAAAGAGTTAGAGACCTCCATCCAGGAAATAATAAACCTGATCGAAAAAGGATAA
- a CDS encoding polymer-forming cytoskeletal protein, translating to MQKQTLNVLTPVEFEYLETRKWNGVYNQETREKLYNIIKKLKRDIKTCSKAEKKLHREFQNANFGILLEKDTETRDEITHSGKVQIAGKFEGKISAQAVLIGKTASVAADIAAEVVMCKGEVIGDIRATHKIKITREAKVKGDIHSPSFIIEKGAAFDGRCSMPNIKQPEPRTLSVEIVRKTG from the coding sequence ATGCAGAAGCAAACCCTCAATGTTCTTACACCCGTTGAGTTTGAATATCTGGAAACGCGGAAGTGGAATGGCGTTTATAACCAGGAAACCAGGGAAAAGCTATATAACATTATTAAAAAGTTAAAAAGAGATATAAAAACCTGCTCCAAAGCGGAAAAAAAATTACACCGCGAATTCCAAAACGCCAATTTTGGAATTCTGTTGGAAAAAGATACTGAAACAAGAGATGAAATCACCCACTCCGGTAAAGTACAGATAGCGGGAAAATTTGAAGGGAAGATTAGTGCCCAGGCCGTTCTCATAGGTAAAACGGCTTCCGTCGCGGCTGATATTGCAGCGGAAGTGGTGATGTGCAAGGGGGAGGTTATTGGTGATATACGGGCTACGCATAAAATAAAAATTACCAGGGAAGCCAAAGTCAAAGGTGATATTCACTCTCCCAGCTTCATCATAGAAAAAGGCGCAGCTTTTGATGGTCGTTGTTCCATGCCAAACATCAAACAACCGGAGCCTCGTACCCTGTCCGTCGAAATAGTAAGAAAAACAGGCTGA
- the rsmI gene encoding 16S rRNA (cytidine(1402)-2'-O)-methyltransferase gives MAVVQTGSKETGNLFVVSTPIGNLGDVTHRAIETLDKVSLIAAEDTRRTKILLSRYKILTPLSSYNSFNKIKKGKEFIEKLKKGSDLALVSDAGTPGISDPHYYLVNTAIEEGISIYSIPGPSALLAALTVSGLPMDRFVFEGFLPRKKGRTTLLETLADEKRTVVLFESPNRIQKTLQDLFHFFGDRKVVISRELTKMYEEVIRGSLEELSTATRTWKGEITLVIAGADKKKRKS, from the coding sequence ATGGCTGTTGTGCAAACGGGGTCAAAGGAAACAGGTAACCTATTTGTAGTGAGCACCCCAATTGGCAACTTGGGTGATGTGACCCATCGTGCAATAGAAACCCTCGATAAAGTTTCCCTGATTGCTGCTGAAGATACACGGCGTACAAAGATTTTATTGAGCAGGTATAAAATCTTAACGCCTCTTTCCAGTTACAACAGCTTTAATAAAATTAAAAAAGGTAAGGAGTTCATAGAAAAACTGAAAAAAGGCAGTGATCTTGCCCTGGTTTCTGATGCGGGGACACCTGGAATCTCTGATCCCCATTACTATCTGGTGAACACCGCGATTGAAGAGGGAATCTCCATATACTCTATTCCTGGTCCTTCAGCTCTTTTGGCGGCGTTAACGGTTTCCGGTTTGCCCATGGACCGGTTTGTTTTTGAGGGGTTCCTCCCGAGAAAGAAAGGGCGTACCACATTGCTTGAAACACTTGCGGATGAGAAGCGTACAGTGGTTCTATTTGAATCGCCCAACCGCATTCAAAAAACGCTTCAGGACCTTTTCCATTTTTTTGGAGATCGCAAGGTGGTTATCTCGCGAGAGTTGACAAAAATGTACGAGGAAGTTATTCGCGGAAGCCTTGAAGAACTTTCGACGGCTACACGAACCTGGAAAGGTGAGATCACGCTGGTTATTGCTGGAGCAGACAAAAAAAAGAGGAAAAGTTAA
- a CDS encoding L,D-transpeptidase family protein — MDSENKLTVLSITEYNLIGNKDPNGSYDRKTRENLYWIIEKLRSNIHTLSKLERRLLEKFANATFGALEEKDKKVKFEVARYRLSNKVKQTLKLVAASIGIIIISGVLTYQYVLGAQTRQKVDVAWYQGLNKVGLVSKEEMDQIRQDLTLASVELEETRQFNAELSMQIEQMILNNKVTENLKYILKQVYNNEEASYVRSGQIMTLKYNKKDVASFNYKNPQLWYLLGIVESGVLRVYYNDEEILEIESIFGRAGEETPIGEYEIKNKAYKPTWYKKEMINGKTRVRAIPFGHEDHEIGHWWMGMKRLGKPVPGSYGIHGVNAAKVNEFFKKNFDWRNGSAGCPNIQEWYLHFLAKMVPLGTRVNIVQKDKWVKKRDFIPPSSA; from the coding sequence ATGGATTCTGAAAACAAGCTTACAGTATTATCAATTACCGAATACAACTTGATCGGCAATAAAGACCCCAATGGAAGTTATGATCGCAAGACCCGCGAGAACCTCTATTGGATAATAGAAAAACTACGATCAAATATCCATACACTTTCCAAACTGGAGCGCCGCTTATTGGAAAAGTTTGCCAATGCCACCTTTGGTGCTCTCGAAGAAAAAGATAAAAAAGTTAAATTTGAAGTAGCCAGGTATCGTTTGTCTAACAAAGTCAAGCAGACCCTGAAACTGGTAGCCGCTTCCATAGGAATAATAATTATCAGTGGTGTTTTGACTTATCAATATGTTCTTGGTGCGCAAACAAGACAAAAAGTAGATGTGGCCTGGTATCAGGGATTGAACAAGGTTGGCCTGGTCTCCAAAGAGGAAATGGATCAGATAAGGCAGGATCTCACTTTGGCTTCTGTTGAGCTGGAAGAGACACGACAGTTTAATGCTGAACTCAGCATGCAGATTGAGCAGATGATTTTAAATAATAAAGTCACTGAAAACCTTAAATATATTCTCAAACAGGTTTATAACAATGAAGAAGCCAGTTATGTGAGATCCGGACAAATAATGACTTTGAAGTACAACAAAAAAGATGTTGCTTCATTCAATTATAAAAATCCGCAACTCTGGTATCTTTTGGGTATTGTCGAAAGTGGTGTCTTGAGAGTTTATTACAACGATGAGGAAATACTGGAAATAGAAAGTATTTTTGGACGGGCAGGGGAAGAAACGCCGATCGGTGAATATGAAATTAAAAATAAGGCCTATAAACCCACCTGGTACAAAAAAGAAATGATTAACGGAAAAACACGTGTGCGGGCGATACCTTTTGGCCATGAAGACCATGAAATTGGGCATTGGTGGATGGGAATGAAACGATTGGGAAAACCGGTTCCTGGAAGTTATGGAATACATGGTGTCAACGCGGCCAAGGTGAATGAGTTTTTCAAGAAAAACTTTGACTGGCGAAACGGCAGTGCCGGTTGCCCCAATATTCAGGAATGGTACCTGCATTTCCTGGCTAAAATGGTTCCATTGGGAACCCGTGTAAATATCGTGCAAAAAGATAAGTGGGTAAAAAAACGGGATTTCATTCCCCCTTCCTCAGCTTGA
- a CDS encoding ParA family protein, translated as MPVISIIGPKGGIGKTTLSINTAAALTRSLGKSLTHDSVCLFDLDLRLPTISSILESHPQKTFYDLFETLANKTYQIDFLQSIYRILTIFQAYLDKEVKRDNPQLEKGLALYKTLNIELFHFSEFPFGNELHELFLERGQIYTTGKIRALRPILKKIDMVKFKQILKSHEANSRPTANEYINYIEEFKFSLLGGEVPILGKRSHRKRINEPAFLLLFLEFVNDLIERFNYVILDTPAGGVNHLSSLMNSIDQVLFVFDMSNNIAVNGSIDALHSFIDYYEDFYNDFKNGRLTGLDKAYVNRMIASKGEAAVTETLSNKKFGIIFNRCQKSSEIASCLDQLREYLDTLDRFEEYKDRIHMVGMVPHHKIINITNNRGTLFYDKDSALSNCINLVAQNIINGNKFSPTLSNSNDEILQFLQKNGKGSWIGRFNKIASSLG; from the coding sequence ATGCCGGTTATTTCAATCATAGGCCCCAAAGGGGGGATCGGGAAAACAACCCTGTCTATCAATACAGCCGCGGCACTAACGCGTTCACTTGGTAAATCGCTGACGCATGATAGTGTTTGCCTGTTTGACCTTGACTTAAGGCTTCCTACTATTTCAAGCATCCTGGAAAGTCACCCTCAGAAAACTTTCTATGACTTGTTCGAAACCCTGGCCAACAAAACTTACCAGATCGATTTTCTGCAATCGATATACCGGATCCTTACCATTTTTCAGGCCTATCTGGATAAAGAAGTTAAAAGAGATAACCCGCAACTTGAAAAGGGATTGGCTTTATACAAAACTTTGAATATAGAATTATTCCATTTTTCAGAGTTTCCTTTTGGCAATGAATTACACGAGCTGTTTCTTGAACGGGGTCAAATTTATACGACCGGGAAAATCAGGGCGCTCAGGCCCATCCTGAAAAAAATTGATATGGTAAAGTTTAAGCAGATCCTTAAAAGCCATGAGGCCAACTCCCGACCCACAGCCAATGAATACATCAATTATATTGAAGAGTTCAAGTTTTCATTGCTGGGTGGCGAGGTTCCTATTCTAGGAAAAAGAAGCCATCGAAAACGTATTAACGAACCCGCTTTTCTCCTTCTTTTCCTTGAATTTGTCAATGACCTGATAGAACGGTTCAACTACGTGATACTCGATACTCCGGCCGGTGGCGTGAACCATCTTTCCTCTTTGATGAATTCTATAGATCAGGTCCTGTTTGTTTTTGATATGAGCAACAATATAGCTGTCAATGGCAGTATTGATGCCCTGCATTCTTTCATCGATTATTATGAAGATTTTTATAATGATTTTAAGAATGGAAGGTTAACGGGTCTCGACAAAGCTTATGTCAACAGAATGATTGCCTCAAAAGGGGAGGCGGCGGTGACAGAAACCCTATCCAACAAAAAATTTGGTATTATCTTCAACCGTTGTCAAAAGTCCAGTGAAATAGCCAGCTGCCTGGATCAGTTGCGGGAATACCTTGATACCCTGGATCGGTTTGAAGAATACAAGGATAGAATCCATATGGTTGGAATGGTTCCTCATCACAAAATCATTAATATAACTAATAATCGTGGAACCTTGTTTTATGATAAAGACAGTGCGCTTTCCAACTGTATCAACCTGGTTGCACAAAATATTATTAATGGAAACAAATTCAGTCCTACCCTTTCTAACAGCAACGATGAAATTCTTCAGTTTTTGCAAAAAAATGGAAAGGGAAGTTGGATAGGACGTTTTAATAAAATTGCCAGCAGTCTCGGATAA
- a CDS encoding electron transfer flavoprotein subunit beta/FixA family protein, whose protein sequence is MKIIVCVKQVLDTAAQIQIENGQVVSPGSPRIINPYDEFAIEEAVRIKEKKPDTEITILSLGPEGFKDSIKKALAMGADKAVHLMDEKFEQLDSYSLARLLVRSIEKIPYDLILCGRQAVDLDQAQTGPALATLLGIPFITVVTGMEFSDDFKHAKITRQVEGGSEVRELPLPLLLTCQKGLNEPRLPSLKGIMAAKKKEVLTVSATDLDFETLEIGDKRVIEKNLCLPPERKKGIILQGTDEEISQELTRLLREEEKII, encoded by the coding sequence ATGAAGATCATTGTTTGTGTCAAACAGGTGCTGGACACAGCGGCTCAAATACAGATTGAAAATGGACAGGTGGTTTCTCCCGGAAGCCCCCGCATTATTAATCCTTATGATGAGTTTGCGATTGAAGAAGCTGTCCGTATCAAGGAAAAAAAACCTGATACTGAAATCACAATTTTATCTCTGGGCCCAGAGGGATTTAAAGACTCCATAAAAAAGGCTCTTGCCATGGGGGCCGACAAGGCTGTTCATTTGATGGATGAAAAATTTGAACAGCTGGATTCTTATTCTCTTGCTAGATTACTGGTTCGCAGTATTGAAAAAATTCCTTACGATCTGATTCTCTGTGGACGGCAGGCTGTCGACCTTGACCAGGCCCAGACTGGTCCGGCCCTGGCAACACTTCTTGGCATACCTTTTATTACGGTTGTGACCGGCATGGAGTTCTCCGATGATTTTAAACATGCAAAAATTACCCGGCAGGTTGAAGGGGGTAGTGAGGTTCGTGAGTTGCCTCTTCCACTTTTACTCACTTGCCAAAAAGGATTGAATGAACCGCGACTGCCTTCGCTTAAAGGTATAATGGCTGCTAAGAAAAAAGAGGTTTTAACAGTTTCTGCAACGGATCTGGATTTTGAAACGCTTGAAATTGGCGACAAGCGTGTGATTGAGAAAAATCTATGCTTGCCCCCGGAACGAAAAAAGGGAATAATTCTTCAAGGTACTGATGAAGAGATCAGTCAAGAACTGACGCGTCTTTTGCGGGAAGAAGAGAAAATCATATAA
- the argH gene encoding argininosuccinate lyase, translated as MMKKLWGGRFKQSTDALMESFSASISFDKRLYACDIEGSIAHCKMLARCKIISSTESQKIQKGLKRILRECDEGRFEFSDKLEDIHMNIESRLREIIGPTAGKLHTARSRNDQVCLDLRLYLRKEVDETVKEIDRLCKTLLSLANKNIDKVIPGYTHLQRAQPVLLSHHLLAYVEMLLRDKDRFLDARKRINIMPLGSAALAGTNFPIDRKYTAKLLNFPEISHNSMDAVADRDFAAEYCSASALLMMHLSRFCEELVIWNSSEFGFVELSDAFTTGSSIMPQKKNPDAAELIRGKSGRVFGNLVSLLTLMKGLPLAYNKDLQEDKEPLFDSVDTTKVCLKIFTDMMKSAKFTLPSGRELEDSGFLTATDMADYLVLKGVPFREAHEITGKTVAYCLDEKKTLSNLSLGELRKISRRFEEDVSEHIALKNSVDRKNVYGGTAKKQVKAQIARLTKKLK; from the coding sequence ATTATGAAAAAACTTTGGGGTGGCCGGTTTAAACAATCGACCGATGCGTTGATGGAATCGTTCTCGGCTTCCATTTCTTTTGATAAGCGGCTTTATGCCTGCGACATTGAAGGTAGTATCGCGCATTGTAAAATGCTGGCCCGCTGTAAAATTATATCTTCGACTGAATCCCAGAAAATACAGAAAGGGTTGAAACGGATTTTGCGGGAGTGTGATGAAGGCCGTTTTGAATTCAGCGACAAACTTGAAGATATTCACATGAATATTGAAAGTCGTCTGCGCGAAATCATTGGTCCCACTGCCGGCAAACTGCATACTGCCCGGAGCCGGAACGACCAGGTATGTCTTGACCTCCGCCTGTATTTGCGAAAAGAAGTGGATGAGACGGTAAAAGAAATCGACCGCTTGTGTAAAACCCTGCTCTCACTCGCCAATAAAAATATCGACAAGGTGATTCCGGGATACACCCATTTGCAAAGGGCGCAACCTGTTTTGCTTTCTCATCATCTCCTGGCCTATGTGGAAATGTTGTTGCGGGACAAAGACCGGTTTCTCGATGCGCGAAAAAGAATCAACATCATGCCCCTGGGGTCAGCGGCATTGGCCGGAACCAATTTTCCCATCGACCGGAAATACACCGCCAAACTTTTAAATTTTCCTGAAATTTCGCATAACAGCATGGATGCCGTGGCAGACAGGGATTTCGCCGCTGAGTATTGCAGTGCTTCAGCATTATTGATGATGCACCTCAGCCGGTTTTGTGAAGAACTCGTTATCTGGAACTCCAGTGAGTTTGGGTTTGTAGAACTGTCAGATGCTTTCACGACCGGGAGCAGTATCATGCCCCAAAAGAAGAACCCCGATGCCGCGGAACTGATTCGGGGAAAATCCGGACGTGTGTTTGGCAACCTGGTTTCCCTGCTTACCTTGATGAAAGGTTTGCCTCTGGCCTACAATAAAGATTTGCAGGAAGACAAAGAACCCTTGTTCGATTCGGTAGATACAACAAAAGTCTGCCTGAAAATTTTTACGGATATGATGAAGTCGGCGAAATTCACTTTGCCTTCAGGTAGGGAACTGGAGGACAGCGGGTTTTTAACCGCAACCGATATGGCCGACTATCTAGTTCTGAAAGGTGTACCCTTTCGAGAGGCGCACGAGATCACCGGCAAAACCGTTGCCTATTGTTTGGATGAGAAAAAAACCTTAAGCAACCTTTCACTGGGTGAACTGCGTAAAATCTCCCGTCGTTTTGAAGAAGATGTTTCAGAGCATATTGCCCTGAAAAACTCTGTAGACCGGAAAAATGTTTATGGAGGTACAGCAAAAAAACAGGTGAAGGCGCAGATTGCCCGATTGACAAAAAAACTAAAATAA